Genomic DNA from Catenulispora sp. EB89:
GATCCTCGTTACCGACGAACTCCCGCAGCGAAGCCTCACGCCATGCAGCCACGACGTCAGGAGCCTCGTCCGCCTCAGCCCCCATTCCCGCCGCCGCGGTCCCGACCCGCAGATGCCGCTGCCGGAGCGGGTAGCCCGTCCAGTACCAGGCCCGCGCCGAGCCGGCTCGCTCCCGATCCGTGCCGGTCTGCAGCGAGGTCAACAAGGCCACCTGGACGCGACGTCGCCCGAAGGCGTTGATCGCCGGCTCGACGAACCAGCGGTTGTGGCTCGGGTCCGGCTCGTAGACCGCGGCGCCGATCAGCGGCTCGAAGTACTCCTCCGACAGCCCATCCGACCGGCTGATGAAGGCCTTCCGTATCTCGTTCCGTGCGACGTGCCTCCAACCGGTCGTCTCGGATTTCGGAGGAACCTTGATCTCGAGGAGCCGTATCAACTCCCTCAGGTGTCGCCGAAGAACTCGTTTCCCATCCTCAGGCATCGCCGCTTGCTCCTTCGGTCAGCTGTTTCGGTTCCCGACTCGCAGAAGCTTCACAGTCCGATGTCGCGCAAGAAAGCATCGATCGACGGCTCCCGCCCAAGGAACTCGCGAACCATCGCCTCCCCGTCGACAGTGCCGCCGCGCTCCAAAACAGTGCGGCGGTAGTGCGCGCCGGTCGTCGGGTCGAGGGGGCCGACTTGCTGGAAGCGGGTGTACATGTCGTCGCCGAGGACTTTTGACCAGAGGTAGCTGTAGTACGCGGCGTCGTAGCCGAACAGGTGCGTGATGCCCGACTGCAGGTGGGTGCCCTCGACGTACGGCTGGCCGTGCTGCGCGTACACCTCCGCATACGTCGCGGTGCTCGCGCCGTCGTGGTGGCTGTACTCGGCGGAGTGGTACGTCGCGTCGAGCGTCGCGAAGGCCAGCTGCTCCATCGTCAGCACGCCAGATGCGGCGGTCTTGGCGGCGGCCAGGCCCGCCAGCAGGTGCGCCGGCATCGGCTCGCCGGTTTGGTGGTGGCGGGCGAAGCTGCCCACGACGCTCGGTTCCCAACACCAGTGCTCCAGCATCTGCGAGGGCGCCTCCACGAAGTCGATCTCCGTCTCGGCGCCGGAGTACCGCGGGTGTTCGGCGCGGGCGAGGACTTCGTGGAGTACGTGCCCGAACTCGTGGAAGAGCGTGACGAGCTCACCGTGCCGCAGGAGCGAAGGCGTGTCGGCACTCGGACGGGTGACGTTGGCCAGCAGCACCGCGACAGGCTGCTGCCACGAGCCGTCCGCCGACCGCCGCCCCGGCCGCAGGGCGAGCGCCATCGCGTGCTTGTACTTCTCCGGCCGGGGGAAGAGGTCGAGGTGGAAGCGTGCGAACGGCGCGCCGCCCGCCGCTTCGCGCACGTCAAACGTGCGCACCTCCGGATGCCACACCGAGGCGTCAGTCACCTCCTCGAACCGAATGCCCAGCACCGCACCGGTCGTCGCGAACAACCCCGCCAAGCACGCATCGAGCGGCAGGTACTCCGCGACTTCCGAGTCGTCGAACGCATGGCGCGTCTGCTTGAGCCGACTGATCGCGTAGGGCTGCTCCCACTGCGTCATCTCCCGCGAACCGCCGGCCTCCGCACTGGCATCGGCCATCTCGGCCAGGTCGGCGGCGGCCTTCGGCGCGATCCGGGCACGCAGATCGTCTAAGAACGCTGCGACCGTCTCAGGCGTCTTGGCCATCCGCGTCTCAAGGACATACGCGGCCCAACAGGAGTAGCCAAGCATCCCGGCGATCTCGCTGCGCACCGCGAGGGCACGCTCAAGCCGAGCGACGTTCTCCGCACCGCCCTTGCACAGGTCCTTCTCCAACAGCTCCCGCCGCCGCTCGGCCGACCGCGCCTCGCACATGAAGGGCCAGAACTCGGGATTGTCCAGCGACACCCGGTAACCGTCCCCGACCCGCTCCAGCCCCTCGACGTACGGCTCCGACAGCCCCGCGAGCTCATCGCGCCCCACGACGATGCCGTCGCGCCACCCCGCCAACGTCGCCAAGTACCCCGACCCGAGCTCGACCAACTCGTCGAAGAGCCCCCGCAACCGCTCACGCTCCGCAGCCGGCAACCCGATCCCGCTCCGCCGGTAGTCGCGCTGCACGTCGCGGAGTAGCCGCGCGTCCACCACGCTCAACGCCGCAGCCTGCGCTCCAGTACCGCCGCCACCGCCACGACCACCGTCACTACCCGTGAACTCGCACACCGCACGGAACACCCGCTCATCGAGCCCGATGCCGACCGCGTGCTTGTCCAGCCGCTCACCCCACTCCAACGCAGCCTCCCGCAACCCCTTGTCAGGCGACACCTCCGCCAGCACCCCCCACGCCGCCCGCGCCCCCCTCACCACCGCCCGGGCCTCCTCCACCGCCAACACCGTGTTCGCGAACGTGCGTTCCCCGCCCGGCACCGCGACCAGCGCGCCGATCCGGGCCTCGCACTCCTCGATCGCCGCACGACAAGCCGCCGCCAGCTCATCGGGCGTGACGTTCGCATAGTCAGGAAGCTCACGGGCCATGCGCGAGACCGTAGCCTCGCCGCCAGCGGCAATCATCTGATTTACGCGCGCGCCTGGAGGCTAAAGCCCGAAGCCAGGAACTCAGAAGGCCAGCTGCTGCCCACCATCGATGTGGTACGTGACCCCCGTAAGCAAATCGTCGAACAGCGCTCGGGCCTGATCCACATACATCTCGTAGATCCGTGGATGCGGATCGGACTCTTCGGCCAACCGCTTCGCGGCCGGTTCCAGCACCGGAGTCGGCGGAGCGAGCGTAGCCGCGGCTGCGGCGGTTGGGGTTGTGGGTGGGGTTGCGCCCAAGCGCCTCAACTTGCCTGCGCTGGGGCTCGACATAAGCTGAAGCCGGGTCGTGCCGGCGAGCAGGACGGGAGGCGCAGTCCGTGGCCACACTGATCTCGGTGAACGTCGGCATGCCCAAGGACGTCGCCTGGCACGGCAGCACTCTCCACACCGGCGTCTGGAAGCGGTCCGTCGCCGGGCCGGTGGCCGCGCGGCGCCTCAACCTGGACGGCGACGGTCAGGGCGACCTCGCCGGGCACGGTGGCGAGCAGCGTGCCGTCCTGGTCTACCAACTGGACTCCTACCGTCACTGGCAGCGGCACCTCAAGCGCGACGACTTCGCCCACGGGCAGTTCGGTGAGAACTTCACCGTGGAGGGCCTGCCCGACGACGAGGTCTGCGTCGGGGACCGCTACGGGATCGGCGAGGCGGTGTTCGAGGTCACGCAGCCCCGAGTCACGTGCTACCGCGTCGGGCTGCGGCTCGGAGAACCGCAGATGGCCGCGCTGCTCGTGTCTCACCACCGCCCCGGCTTCTATATGCGGGTGCTGACAGAGGGGCGGGTGCAGGCCGGCGACGACATCGTGAAGCTCGCCTCGGGCCCGGAGGCGATGACCGTCGCAGAGATCGACGCGCTGCTCTACCTGCCCGGTCACGCCAAGGAGAGCCTGGAGCGTGCGCTGCGCATCCCCGCGCTGAGCCCGGGGTGGCAGGGCAGCTTCCAGGCCATGCTCGCCGACGCCGACAGCGGCTCCGACAGCAGCTCCGGCGGCGGCTCGGGCAGCGGCTCGGGAATCCCAACCGGTAACAGCGGTCTGACAACCCCCTCCCCACCACCAGCCTGGCCAGGATTCGCACCCCAACAAATCATCGACATCGAACCGGAGACCCCGGGCATCTTCTCCCTCACCCTCGCCGCGCTCGATCGCAAACCGCTGCCGCCCGCCCTACCAGGCCAGTACATAGCGATCCGCCTGCAACCGGACCAGCACGATCCGCCGGTCATCCGCAACTACTCGCTGTCCGGGCAGCCAGGCGCCGAGACATACCGCATCAGCGTCAAACAGGAACCGCACGGCGCCGCCAGCACATATCTGCATCAGCGAGTGAAAGTCGGCGACGTCCTCGACGTCGCCGCACCTCGCGGCACGTTCCTGTTGAAGGACGCTGACACGCCGGTCCTCCTGCTGTCCGCCGGCGTCGGCGCCACCCCGGTCCTGGCGATGCTCAAGGCCCTGGCCGCACGGCGCTCGCCGCGGACCGTTTGGTGGCTGCACGCGGCACGGGACGGCGCGCACCATCCGTTCGCCGATGAGGTCCGCGCCCTGCTCGGCCAGCTGCCCGCCGGCCGGTCGTTCGTCGCCTACAGCGCTCCGCGCCCCACCGATCGCCTCGGCGTCGACTACGTCTTCGCCGGCCGATTCGGTCCGGAACGGATCAGCGAACTGAAGCCGCCTCAGGATGCTGATGCATACCTCTGCGGCCCGGACGCCTTCATGAAAGACATGACCACCGCGCTGCTAGCCTGCGGCCTGTCAGCCGCGCGGATCCACACCGAGATCTTCGGCGCCACATCCGCCGTCACCCCCGGCGTGGCGACCGGACCGACTCGGGCGCCGCACCAGCCGTCCCGGATCCCCGACGCGGGGCCGGGACCGGGATCAGAGTCGGGACCGGGGCCCACCCCAAGACCGACCGTATCCTTCGCACGCAGCGGCCTGACAGTCCCCTGGCACCCCGGCTACGGCACCCTCCTCGACCTCGCAGAAGCCTGCGACGTCCCGGTCCGCTGGTCCTGCCGCACCGGCGTCTGCCACACCTGCGAGACGGCGCTCGTCACGGGCCGCGTCGACTACGCGCCCGAACCTCTGGAGCCGCCGGCCCGGGGGAGCGTGCTCATCTGCTGCTCGACGCCCCCCGACGACGTCGTTCTCGACATGTGAGCCGATGCCATGCCATGCAATGCCCGGCGCGGCCCGGCCCGGCGCGAACCGGGCCGGCGTGCGCGATTTCTCAGAGCCCTGCTTCGAGCAGCGCCTGGATCGCCTTCGTCCGCTCCTCGACGTGGTGGGTGTTGACGTCCGACTGGTGGTCGAGGGTCAGCACGCCGTCGGCGAAAGTGAACCCGGACGGGCTGAAGTACTCGCCGGTGTTCCGCAGGACGACCTTCGACACGCCCTCGCGCAGCGCGTCCTTGCCCATGTCGTCCGCGCCGATCGCGCCGAACGCGTCCAGCAGCGGCTGGAAGAACACCGCGGGGAAGTCCTCGGCGTACCGGTCGGAGCGGTCCACGACGGCCAGCTCGTCCCAGGACGCCTCGATCGGCACGTCGAAGCCGGCCGCCTCGTCGATGCGGGCCTTCCAGCCCGGGTAGTCCTCGTTCTTGAAGCGCTCGACGCTGCGGCGTTCTGCCAGACCCATGGGGACCTCCGAAATGTGTGTGGTGCTGTGGTTTGAGAGATTTGAAGGAAACGCGTTGTGATCCGGAACGTCCCCGAGTTTCGCGGGGCTCCCGGCCGCCTCGCATCGGCGAAACCACGTAGCCGGCCACGTAACAGGCCACGTAACCGGCCACGTAGCAGCGGTCTCGGTACGTGCGGGAACGCGGCTACGCGCGCCGGGCGTCCATGACCGCGCGCGTCAGGGCGGCACGGTTGGGCACATCGAGCTTGCGGTAGATCTGGCGCAGGTGCGACTCCACGGTCCGCACACTCAAGAACAGCATCTCGGCGATCGCGGGGTTGGTCATACCCGTGCTGACCAGGTCGGCGATCTCGCGCTCGCGTATCGACAGCGATGCCGCCGCCGACCGTGGATCAGGCCACTGATCTGCCCCTGAGCCCGACCGCTGATCTGACCGCTGATCTGACCGCTGATCTGACCGCTGATCCGGCCGTAGATCCGACCGCTGATCCGATCCCGCCTCCGCCGCAGCGGCCAAACGCGACCGGCAAAGAGCGACCCGCGCCATCAACCGCGCCGAACCGCACTGCTCGGCCAGCAACCCGACGCGGTCCAGCCAGCCCGGCACGAGCTGCGCCTGCCCGGCCCGCAGCGCGAACTCGGTCGCCGCCAGCAGCGTGCGGCACACCTCGATCCGCTCCCCGCGCGCCGTGAACTCCGTGACCGCCTCCTGCGCGGACTTCAGCGCCGCGTCGTCGTCCCCGAGCGCGGCGTTCGCCCACATCCCGGCCCGGAGCGCGAAGGCCCGCAGCGTCGGCGGCCGCTGCGGGGCCCGCTCGGCCAGCGTGGCCCACCGGTCGGCGTCCGTGCTGTCGCCCACGGCCAGGGCGATCTCGGCCAGGGTGTCGCACCAGCGCGGGCGGCGCCACGGGCTGATCCCCGACAGGTCCTCGCCGGCGACCTCCAGCAGCAGCGAGCGGGCGCGCAGCGGATCGCCGGCGAACAGGACGAGTTCGGCGTGGAAGCAGCGCACCGCCATCGCCCAGCTGGTGGACGAGTCGCTGGCGACGGCGAGCGCGCGGTCCAGCTCGACCCGCATCAGCTCGGCGTCGCCGGGTTCGTCGCGCCAGTACAGCGCGGCGGCGCGCAGATTCGCGGCGACCGCCTCCTCGGAAGGGTTGAGGCCGTGCTCGCCGAGTTCGGTGAGCCGCCGGGCGACGCGGTCCAGGGTGGCCAGGGTCGGGCGCAGTTTGCCGAGCCGGCATTGCGCGTTGGCCAGGACGGTCAGCAGCGAGCCGTCGAGGTAGCTCTGGCCGGTGCGGCGGCCCAGGGCCTCGGCGCGGGCCAGGTGGCGCTCGGAGTCGGTGAGACGGCCGAGCAGCCCCTCGGTCATGCCCAGTTGCAGCGGCGCGGCCAGGTTCGTCAGCAGGGTGGTGTCGGCGGCGGCGTCGATGAGTTCGGCCGCCCTCGCGGCGCGGGCCAGGGCGGTGCTCTCGTCGTCGGTGAACAGGTGGCCCAGGGCCGACTGCGCCAGGGCGTGCGCCTCGCCGACGCGGTCGCCGTGCCGGGCGGCGATGGCCGCGGCCGTCTCGGCGTGCAGGCGGGAGGTCTCGTAGTCCTGGACGTCGTACGCGGCGTCGGCCAGTTCGGTGTGCAGGGCGGCGGCGGTCGCCGAGTCGGTTTCGGCCAGCGCGGTCAGCGCGGCCAGGCCGGAGCGGGCCAAGGCCCCGGACTCGAAGTGCCGGCCGAGGCGGCGCTCGATGCGGATGGAGTCCAGTGCGGCACCGCCCGGACGGTCCTCCGGTCCGGCTGAGCGGAGCGTGTCGAGCAGGGCGCGGCCTTCGGCGAACTCGCCGGACAGGACGCGGGCTCGGGCGAGGAGGACGTGGACTTCGTGTGCGTGGTCGTGCCCGTCGTGTTCTTCGCGCCCTTCATACTCTCCACCCCCTTCGCGCAGCAGCGGCACGGCGGCCTGGAGATATTCGACCGCTGCGGCGGGGGAGTTGTAGAGCGTTCCGCGAGCGGCGGCGATCAGAGTCGTCAGATGCTCAGGGTTCTGCGGATCGGCGGCTCGGATGACGTGTCGCGCGCGCTGCGCGATCGGTGCGCCGGCCCGGGCGAGCACATCGGTCGCGCGGCGGTGCAGGGCGAAGCGCAGGCTCGGCTCCAGCCGCTCGTAGACGGCTTCGCCGACGGCCCGATGCCGGAGCGCCAGCTGGGATCCGCGCTCGGCGGGGCGTATCAGGTCGACGCCGGTGAGCTGGTCGAGCGCACGCACGGCTGCGGGCTCGTCGAGCCCGGCGACCTCGGCCAGCAGCGTGACGTGGAACGGTTCGCCGAGCACCGCCGCAGCCCGCGCCGCGGCCAGCGCCTCGGGGTCCAGACCGGCGAGCTCCGCGAAGATCGAGGCACCGGCCTCGGCGGTGGAGCCGGTGTCCCGCAGTGCGCTCAGTACCTTGATGTACT
This window encodes:
- a CDS encoding M3 family metallopeptidase, which translates into the protein MARELPDYANVTPDELAAACRAAIEECEARIGALVAVPGGERTFANTVLAVEEARAVVRGARAAWGVLAEVSPDKGLREAALEWGERLDKHAVGIGLDERVFRAVCEFTGSDGGRGGGGGTGAQAAALSVVDARLLRDVQRDYRRSGIGLPAAERERLRGLFDELVELGSGYLATLAGWRDGIVVGRDELAGLSEPYVEGLERVGDGYRVSLDNPEFWPFMCEARSAERRRELLEKDLCKGGAENVARLERALAVRSEIAGMLGYSCWAAYVLETRMAKTPETVAAFLDDLRARIAPKAAADLAEMADASAEAGGSREMTQWEQPYAISRLKQTRHAFDDSEVAEYLPLDACLAGLFATTGAVLGIRFEEVTDASVWHPEVRTFDVREAAGGAPFARFHLDLFPRPEKYKHAMALALRPGRRSADGSWQQPVAVLLANVTRPSADTPSLLRHGELVTLFHEFGHVLHEVLARAEHPRYSGAETEIDFVEAPSQMLEHWCWEPSVVGSFARHHQTGEPMPAHLLAGLAAAKTAASGVLTMEQLAFATLDATYHSAEYSHHDGASTATYAEVYAQHGQPYVEGTHLQSGITHLFGYDAAYYSYLWSKVLGDDMYTRFQQVGPLDPTTGAHYRRTVLERGGTVDGEAMVREFLGREPSIDAFLRDIGL
- a CDS encoding MOSC domain-containing protein, with protein sequence MATLISVNVGMPKDVAWHGSTLHTGVWKRSVAGPVAARRLNLDGDGQGDLAGHGGEQRAVLVYQLDSYRHWQRHLKRDDFAHGQFGENFTVEGLPDDEVCVGDRYGIGEAVFEVTQPRVTCYRVGLRLGEPQMAALLVSHHRPGFYMRVLTEGRVQAGDDIVKLASGPEAMTVAEIDALLYLPGHAKESLERALRIPALSPGWQGSFQAMLADADSGSDSSSGGGSGSGSGIPTGNSGLTTPSPPPAWPGFAPQQIIDIEPETPGIFSLTLAALDRKPLPPALPGQYIAIRLQPDQHDPPVIRNYSLSGQPGAETYRISVKQEPHGAASTYLHQRVKVGDVLDVAAPRGTFLLKDADTPVLLLSAGVGATPVLAMLKALAARRSPRTVWWLHAARDGAHHPFADEVRALLGQLPAGRSFVAYSAPRPTDRLGVDYVFAGRFGPERISELKPPQDADAYLCGPDAFMKDMTTALLACGLSAARIHTEIFGATSAVTPGVATGPTRAPHQPSRIPDAGPGPGSESGPGPTPRPTVSFARSGLTVPWHPGYGTLLDLAEACDVPVRWSCRTGVCHTCETALVTGRVDYAPEPLEPPARGSVLICCSTPPDDVVLDM
- a CDS encoding LuxR C-terminal-related transcriptional regulator; translated protein: MVDTLIGRECHLHTLRSALDALQAGSGSAVALAGDPGIGKSALLWTAANTARAEGVAVVATRGAEVTQSPNIAEACAQVVDAVCAHEAAGKPVLVTVDDLHLIGADEAGPALGLLAQLLRRTANGPVLCLLAYRRRQLAPSLAAALADASTGPLRLAPLDPLTRDQTAVLLGGRRDADEIHREAAGNPQYIKVLSALRDTGSTAEAGASIFAELAGLDPEALAAARAAAVLGEPFHVTLLAEVAGLDEPAAVRALDQLTGVDLIRPAERGSQLALRHRAVGEAVYERLEPSLRFALHRRATDVLARAGAPIAQRARHVIRAADPQNPEHLTTLIAAARGTLYNSPAAAVEYLQAAVPLLREGGGEYEGREEHDGHDHAHEVHVLLARARVLSGEFAEGRALLDTLRSAGPEDRPGGAALDSIRIERRLGRHFESGALARSGLAALTALAETDSATAAALHTELADAAYDVQDYETSRLHAETAAAIAARHGDRVGEAHALAQSALGHLFTDDESTALARAARAAELIDAAADTTLLTNLAAPLQLGMTEGLLGRLTDSERHLARAEALGRRTGQSYLDGSLLTVLANAQCRLGKLRPTLATLDRVARRLTELGEHGLNPSEEAVAANLRAAALYWRDEPGDAELMRVELDRALAVASDSSTSWAMAVRCFHAELVLFAGDPLRARSLLLEVAGEDLSGISPWRRPRWCDTLAEIALAVGDSTDADRWATLAERAPQRPPTLRAFALRAGMWANAALGDDDAALKSAQEAVTEFTARGERIEVCRTLLAATEFALRAGQAQLVPGWLDRVGLLAEQCGSARLMARVALCRSRLAAAAEAGSDQRSDLRPDQRSDQRSDQRSDQRSGSGADQWPDPRSAAASLSIREREIADLVSTGMTNPAIAEMLFLSVRTVESHLRQIYRKLDVPNRAALTRAVMDARRA